From the genome of Deltaproteobacteria bacterium:
AGATTCAACTCGTCACCCGCCACCTAATTCGGAGTTCAGAGTTCGGAGTGCGGAGTAAAACCCCTAAAGATTTTACTCATCACTCTTCACTCATCACTCATCACTTGATAAGGGGCGGTATCTTTTCTGTGGCACTTTCCTTCTCGTCACCGAGACTGGGCGTTACCCAGCATCCTGCCCTGTGGAGCTCGGACTTTCCTCCCGCCTGATCGGCGAGCGATCATTTAATCCACTTCCACACAACATCAAAAAAGTTCGGAGTTCGGAGTGATGAGTTCGGAGTGAAAACACACATCTCCGAACTCCGAACTAATTACTCCGAACTAAAAAGGTCACTTTTTTTCTTTCTAATAGCCTCATTGGCCATAGCATCGGCTTCCCGATTCTTCTCCCTGGGAATATGAATTATATCATACTTTAAAAATTTCATCAAAAGGTCTTGAACCTGATGGAAATAAACGGCCATCCTTGGATTCCTGACATGGTAGAGACCGGTTAATTGCCTTACCAGAAGTTCCGAATCCATATGAATCCGGATCTTCTGGACCCCGATGGACAAAGCATTTTTCAGACCCAGAAGCAAGGCCTGATATTCGGCCTCGTTATTGGTCGCCTCCCCCAAGTATTGGAAATCTTTGACCACTACCGAATCCCGGTCGTTTATCAGTATCCAGCCGGCCCCGGCCGGCCCTGGATTTCCCTTGGAAGCCCCGTCGGAAAAAAGTTGCCAGGGTTTCGGACTGGTTTTATCCTTTTGGGTCAGCAAAACATCACTCCTCTTTGCTTTGGGCCGGTATGGATAGATAAAGGATTCGAAGGCAACTGGGACAGGTAATAATGCGATCCTGGCGATGCAATTCATTATATAACTGCGGGGGGATATGGATATGACAGGTCAGACAGGCGCCCTCTTTAACTTCCGCTACAGCCGTCCCCTTTAACCGATCCCTTAAAAATTCATATTGCTTCAATAAACCCGGCTCCATCAGGGCACTCATTTCTTTTCTTTTACGATTCAATTTCAACAGGTCTTCTTCCAATTCATGCCCTTCTTTTTCCAGTTCTTTTTTCTTGAACTCCCCTTTGGCTATTTGAGCTTCGACATCCCCTTTCAAAACCCCTTCTTTTTTAATCCCTTCTTCCAATC
Proteins encoded in this window:
- a CDS encoding ribonuclease HI family protein, which codes for MLTQKDKTSPKPWQLFSDGASKGNPGPAGAGWILINDRDSVVVKDFQYLGEATNNEAEYQALLLGLKNALSIGVQKIRIHMDSELLVRQLTGLYHVRNPRMAVYFHQVQDLLMKFLKYDIIHIPREKNREADAMANEAIRKKKSDLFSSE